The window AGGGCGATCAGGAAGCTGGCGGCGATGAGAACGGCCAGCGTGAAGCGGCGAAAGGATGGACGGGGCAGGCGCATGCGGAGCTCCGGTTAGAATTGGAAGTAGATGAACTCGCTGAGCTTGTCGAACTGGTAGAGGACGCCGGCGAGGAGGAGGACGAGGCCGAACGCCCAGACGGCATTCGGGCGGAACTCCCACCAGCGGCGGGTGCCGGGACGGCCGTCCATGACCCGCGAGGGATCGAGGGCGGGATTGTAGCGGCGGAGGAATTGCTGGGTATTTGGCAGGAGCCAGACGATGAGCAGGATCATGCACGCGCGGACGGCGTGGGCATCCTTCACGACGTAGGCGCTGCTGTCCGGCCAGCCGTGGATGCCATTCATGCCGAGCATGGCGCGGTACATCTGGCCGGTGGCTGCCATGGCTTTCTCGCCGCCGTTTTTCACGAGCTCATAGGCACCGGCGCGGAAGGGGACCCAGGAAACGAGCACCGCGACGAAGGTGAGCAGGATGGCGATGGGGCGCGGCATTGGCTTCCAGCCCATCTTCTTGCGGAAGCCGAACCAGGCGTGATTGAGGCAGAGGTAGATGCCGTGCAGTGCGCCCCAGATGACGAAGGTCCAGCCGGCGCCGTGCCAGAGGCCGCCGAGGAGCATGGTGAGGAAGAGATTGATGTAGCGGCGGGCGGGGCCCTTGCGATTGCCGCCGAGCGGGATGTAGAGGTAGTCGCGCAGGAAGCGGGACAGCGTCATGTGCCAGCGGCGCCAGAAGTCGACGACGGAGTCGGCCTTGTAGGGTGAGTGGAAATTCAGCGGGAAGCGGATGCCGAAGAGGCGGGCGGCACCAAGCGCCATATCCGAGTAGCCGGAGAAGTCGAAGTAGAGTTGGAGGCCGTAGGAGATGGCGCCTACCCATGCTTCGGCGGTGGTGACCGGGCGCTCGCCGCTGGCGGCGAGGTCGAAGATGTTATTGGCGATCGGCGAGAGATTGTCGGCGATGACGACTTTCTTGAAGAGGCCGATGATGAGGATAGCGAGGCCGACGGCGAAATTCACCCAGAAGCGGGTGCGGCCGGGCTTCCGCTTGAACTGGGGCATCATCTCCTTGTGATGCACCAGCGGGCCGGCGATCAGGTGGGGGAAGAAGGTGACGAAGAGCAGGTAGTCGGTGAACTTGTACTCCTTGGTTTGCCCGCGCCAGGCATCGACGAGGTAGGCGATCTGGAGGAAGGTGAAGAAGGAGATGGCGAGCGGAAGGATGATCGACGGCGGAGTGGCCGGCCAGCCGATCAGCTTGGCGGTGATGCCGGCGAAGAAGCCGGCGTACTTGTAGTAGCCGAGCAGGCCGAGATTGGCGGTGAGACCGGCGACCAGGGCAACCTTTCCCTGGTGGGTGTCCCGGTGGGTGGTGAGGAAGCGGCCGATGAGGTAGTTCCCCCCGCAGGAGCCGAGGATGAGGAGGATGTATTTCGGCGACCAGCCATGGGCCGGGTCGGGATTCCAGACGCCGTAGAAGGCGATCGAGGCGAGCACCAGCCAGGCGAACGCGGCGCGCGGGACGAAGCGCCGCAGCAGCGAGAAGACCAGGAGGGTCAGCGGCAGGAAGACGAAGAGGAAGGTGTAGGAATTGAAAATCACGGTAGCTGGGGCCGCCGGGCGACGGGGTCTGTCTAGCGGTGCGGATTTCGCCCCGCAACCCCGGAGGGTGTGATCCTCAGGCGGGCGTCATCCGGGCTTTTTGCCGCTTGGAAGTTTTTCTCCGGCCCGCCAGCCTCCGCGGCGTGATCCGCGTGTGCCACGTCCTCGCCAGTGTCGGCGAAAAGGGCGGTCTTGAGAAAAATGTCATC is drawn from Luteolibacter sp. Y139 and contains these coding sequences:
- a CDS encoding MBOAT family O-acyltransferase, with protein sequence MIFNSYTFLFVFLPLTLLVFSLLRRFVPRAAFAWLVLASIAFYGVWNPDPAHGWSPKYILLILGSCGGNYLIGRFLTTHRDTHQGKVALVAGLTANLGLLGYYKYAGFFAGITAKLIGWPATPPSIILPLAISFFTFLQIAYLVDAWRGQTKEYKFTDYLLFVTFFPHLIAGPLVHHKEMMPQFKRKPGRTRFWVNFAVGLAILIIGLFKKVVIADNLSPIANNIFDLAASGERPVTTAEAWVGAISYGLQLYFDFSGYSDMALGAARLFGIRFPLNFHSPYKADSVVDFWRRWHMTLSRFLRDYLYIPLGGNRKGPARRYINLFLTMLLGGLWHGAGWTFVIWGALHGIYLCLNHAWFGFRKKMGWKPMPRPIAILLTFVAVLVSWVPFRAGAYELVKNGGEKAMAATGQMYRAMLGMNGIHGWPDSSAYVVKDAHAVRACMILLIVWLLPNTQQFLRRYNPALDPSRVMDGRPGTRRWWEFRPNAVWAFGLVLLLAGVLYQFDKLSEFIYFQF